From Stenotrophomonas maltophilia, a single genomic window includes:
- a CDS encoding esterase/lipase family protein, translating into MTQRPLARWQRLLPVLFAAILLLGSSGCAMVTVKQVTSSDSLVNKRADVLNTGKLSPAARETLSAAGLDESQCEKDFLVCRSTLLMTDDLNVEQRLSALSELWVKAALALTPKKTAAGDPPMSDAALDAWLEAARYAYAYLFYSGRSPSDRAFEDRQTQVRDYYNYAAEKAAVVLFVRARASALAGEDYTKPISVGSWSLASNYQQLGLKSIPAQLVPAGTVSFVGLRSTYRRDGFGAELVMVMDPPKLVAPVIAPDGPKAETAADDEDDARRGRRHRHDDSVPEFSEMSSINVTALLRFEGSSLDDVMRTRRVELDAYSPEATERITLHGEQVPLAGNFTAAYGLWLAQSGFARQSLRTLFGMSEGIGEPHIYLMQPWDPNRRIIFMLHGLASSPEAWVNLANEIMGDPELRQQFQVWQVYYPTNAPIALNRYEIANAFNDTLKHFDPDGSTRASKDMVYIGHSMGGVLARLLVSDSGDVLWNDLLANYDLKGERLKRVQAKLGPLLHFKAQPNVERAIFIAAPHQGTDIAGNKVGRLIGRLVRLPLTILGKFEDVFMALAQAEQQVDGTAKPKIPNSIDNLKASDPFVKAAAQLPIEAGLKYHSIIAQRKPELPVEKSDDGLVPYWSAHLPGALSEKVIISGHSVQETPQAVLEVRRILHRDIDDVGTGSR; encoded by the coding sequence ATGACCCAACGCCCCCTGGCCCGCTGGCAGCGCCTGCTGCCGGTGTTGTTCGCCGCCATCCTGCTGCTGGGCAGCAGCGGCTGCGCGATGGTTACCGTCAAGCAGGTCACGTCCAGTGATTCGCTGGTCAACAAGCGCGCCGACGTGCTCAACACCGGCAAGCTCAGCCCGGCCGCGCGCGAGACGCTCAGTGCGGCAGGCCTGGATGAATCGCAGTGCGAAAAGGACTTCCTGGTTTGCCGCAGTACGCTGCTGATGACCGATGATCTCAACGTCGAACAGCGGCTGTCGGCGCTGTCCGAACTGTGGGTGAAGGCCGCACTGGCGTTGACGCCGAAGAAGACCGCCGCCGGCGATCCGCCGATGAGCGATGCCGCGCTGGATGCCTGGCTGGAAGCGGCCCGTTACGCCTATGCCTACCTGTTCTACAGCGGCCGTTCGCCGTCTGACCGCGCCTTCGAGGACCGGCAGACGCAGGTGCGCGACTACTACAACTACGCCGCCGAGAAGGCGGCGGTGGTGCTGTTCGTGCGCGCGCGTGCGTCTGCGCTGGCGGGTGAGGACTACACGAAGCCGATCTCGGTCGGCAGCTGGTCGCTGGCCTCCAACTACCAGCAGCTGGGCCTGAAGAGCATTCCCGCGCAGCTGGTGCCGGCCGGAACGGTCAGCTTCGTCGGCCTGCGCAGCACCTATCGCCGCGATGGCTTCGGTGCCGAACTGGTGATGGTGATGGACCCGCCGAAGCTGGTCGCGCCGGTGATCGCGCCGGACGGCCCGAAGGCTGAAACCGCTGCGGATGATGAGGATGACGCGCGCCGTGGCCGCCGCCATCGACATGACGATTCGGTGCCCGAGTTCAGCGAGATGTCCTCGATCAACGTCACCGCGCTGCTGCGCTTCGAGGGCAGCAGCCTGGACGACGTGATGCGCACGCGCCGGGTCGAGCTGGATGCCTACTCGCCGGAAGCCACCGAGCGCATCACCCTGCACGGCGAGCAGGTGCCGTTGGCCGGCAATTTCACCGCAGCGTACGGCCTGTGGCTGGCGCAGAGCGGCTTCGCCCGGCAGTCGCTGCGCACCCTGTTCGGCATGAGCGAGGGCATCGGTGAGCCGCACATCTACCTGATGCAGCCGTGGGACCCGAACCGCCGCATCATCTTCATGCTGCACGGCCTGGCCAGCAGCCCGGAGGCCTGGGTGAACCTGGCCAACGAGATCATGGGCGACCCCGAGCTGCGCCAGCAGTTCCAGGTGTGGCAGGTCTATTACCCGACCAATGCGCCGATCGCGCTGAACCGCTATGAGATCGCCAATGCGTTCAATGACACGCTGAAGCACTTCGACCCCGATGGCAGCACGCGGGCATCGAAGGACATGGTCTACATCGGGCACAGCATGGGCGGCGTGCTGGCCCGCCTGCTGGTCAGTGATTCCGGCGATGTGCTGTGGAATGACCTGCTGGCCAACTACGACCTGAAGGGCGAGCGCCTGAAGCGCGTGCAGGCCAAGCTGGGGCCGCTGTTGCACTTCAAGGCGCAGCCGAACGTGGAGCGTGCGATCTTCATCGCCGCGCCGCACCAGGGCACCGATATCGCCGGCAACAAGGTCGGGCGCCTGATCGGACGGCTGGTGCGCCTGCCGCTGACGATTCTCGGCAAGTTCGAGGATGTGTTCATGGCGCTGGCACAGGCCGAGCAGCAGGTCGATGGCACCGCCAAGCCGAAGATTCCCAACAGCATCGACAACCTCAAGGCCAGCGATCCATTCGTGAAGGCGGCCGCGCAGCTGCCGATCGAGGCCGGCCTGAAATACCACTCGATCATCGCCCAGCGCAAACCGGAACTGCCGGTGGAGAAGTCCGATGACGGGCTGGTGCCGTACTGGAGCGCACACCTGCCGGGCGCGCTGTCGGAGAAGGTGATCATTTCCGGCCACAGCGTGCAGGAGACCCCACAGGCTGTGCTGGAAGTGCGACGCATCCTGCACCGGGACATCGACGACGTGGGCACAGGTAGCAGGTAG
- a CDS encoding MFS transporter, with amino-acid sequence MLLSSPPVDKRGPQPICMTTMLSPADTPVPADTSILSARYRATTIGMVALVALHAFEALAVAAAMPTVAEALDGLRLYALAFGGTLATSVIGMTLAGRWADRHGPARPLWYGLACFVLGLLLAGFAMRMGMLVAGRLLQGLGAGAISVSLYVMVGRSYPEHLRPKVFAAFSAGWVVPSMIGPALSGLIVQHLGWRWVFLAVPLLAVPAALLLRPALARMQSTAVGDRDDGRGNVVRWASGASLAALLLYFGGQQQGLPALLCIGAAMLALLLCVHRLLPTGTLVLRRGLPSVIALRGIAAAAFFACEAYLPLLLQRERGLSPSWAGAVLSLGALGWFAGSWLQGHQQRGWSRQQLLRVGTAMMTVGIVATLAVLFNPVPLPVALVGWALTGFGMGMIYASLSVLTLSLSAPHEQGANTSALQLSEALSVTTALAVSGALFALFVETAPHTGYVLCLAITCGLAVLATVIARRV; translated from the coding sequence ATGCTGCTATCTTCGCCGCCGGTTGACAAGCGCGGCCCGCAGCCCATCTGTATGACTACCATGCTCTCCCCTGCCGATACCCCTGTGCCGGCCGATACTTCGATCCTGTCCGCCCGCTACCGCGCCACCACCATCGGCATGGTCGCGCTGGTCGCGCTGCACGCCTTCGAGGCGCTGGCCGTGGCTGCCGCGATGCCCACCGTGGCCGAAGCGCTCGATGGCCTGCGCCTGTATGCGCTGGCGTTTGGCGGCACCCTGGCCACCAGTGTGATCGGCATGACCCTGGCCGGGCGCTGGGCCGATCGCCACGGACCGGCGCGACCGCTGTGGTACGGCCTGGCCTGCTTCGTACTGGGCCTGCTGCTGGCCGGTTTCGCGATGCGCATGGGCATGCTGGTTGCCGGGCGCCTGCTGCAGGGGCTGGGTGCAGGCGCGATCTCGGTTTCGCTGTATGTGATGGTCGGCCGCAGCTACCCCGAGCACCTGCGGCCGAAGGTGTTTGCGGCCTTCTCCGCAGGCTGGGTGGTGCCGTCGATGATCGGCCCGGCGTTGAGCGGCCTGATCGTGCAGCATCTGGGCTGGCGCTGGGTGTTCCTGGCGGTGCCGCTGCTGGCGGTTCCTGCCGCCCTGCTGCTGCGCCCGGCACTGGCGCGCATGCAGTCCACCGCAGTCGGCGACCGCGACGATGGACGTGGCAACGTGGTGCGTTGGGCCAGCGGGGCCTCGCTGGCTGCGCTGCTGTTGTATTTCGGCGGCCAGCAGCAGGGCCTGCCGGCGCTGCTCTGCATCGGCGCGGCGATGCTGGCGCTGCTGCTCTGCGTGCACCGCCTGCTTCCGACCGGAACGCTGGTGCTGCGCCGTGGCCTGCCCAGTGTGATCGCGCTGCGTGGCATCGCCGCTGCGGCCTTCTTCGCCTGCGAGGCCTATCTGCCGCTGCTGCTGCAACGCGAGCGCGGGCTCTCGCCGAGCTGGGCCGGCGCGGTGCTCAGCCTCGGCGCGCTGGGCTGGTTCGCCGGCTCATGGCTGCAGGGCCACCAGCAGCGCGGTTGGTCACGCCAGCAGCTGCTGCGCGTGGGCACGGCGATGATGACGGTCGGCATCGTCGCCACGCTGGCGGTGCTGTTCAACCCCGTGCCACTGCCGGTGGCGCTGGTCGGTTGGGCCCTGACCGGCTTCGGCATGGGCATGATCTACGCCAGCCTGTCGGTGCTGACGCTTTCGCTGTCGGCACCGCATGAGCAGGGCGCCAATACCTCGGCCCTGCAACTGAGCGAGGCGTTGTCGGTGACCACCGCGCTGGCGGTGTCCGGTGCACTGTTCGCGCTGTTCGTGGAAACCGCGCCGCACACCGGTTATGTGCTGTGCCTGGCGATCACCTGCGGCTTGGCGGTGCTGGCGACGGTGATCGCACGGCGGGTGTAG
- the soxR gene encoding redox-sensitive transcriptional activator SoxR gives MASQELSVGEVSQRSGVAVSALHFYERKGLISSLRTSGNQRRYSRDVLRRLAVIRVAQRVGMPLEAVGRAFESLPEGRAPTKADWAKLSARWRTELEARIHMLQLLRDELTGCIGCGCLSLKRCRLANPEDILGERGDGPMRWE, from the coding sequence ATGGCGTCCCAGGAACTGAGCGTTGGTGAAGTCTCCCAGCGCAGTGGCGTAGCGGTTTCCGCGCTGCACTTCTACGAGCGCAAGGGGCTGATCAGCAGCCTGCGCACCTCGGGCAACCAGCGCCGCTACAGCCGTGACGTGCTGCGCCGGCTGGCGGTGATCCGCGTGGCACAGCGCGTGGGCATGCCACTGGAAGCGGTGGGCCGTGCCTTCGAGAGCCTGCCCGAGGGCCGTGCGCCGACCAAGGCCGACTGGGCCAAGCTGTCGGCGCGCTGGCGCACCGAGCTGGAAGCGCGCATCCACATGCTGCAGCTGCTGCGCGACGAACTGACCGGCTGCATCGGCTGCGGCTGCCTGTCGCTGAAGCGCTGCCGCCTGGCCAACCCGGAAGACATCCTCGGCGAACGCGGCGACGGCCCGATGCGCTGGGAATGA
- a CDS encoding short chain dehydrogenase, which produces MKILLVGASGTLGQAVARQLGQQHQILAAGRHSGELRVDLTDDASVAELFARTGPVDAVISTAGKLYFGPLQEMTPEQFNIGLQDKLLGQVRLALAAQHHLNAGGSITLTSGIVSAQPIRDGANATSVNAALEGFVRAAALELLPRGLRINVVSPNVLIESMAAYGPYFPGFEAVSAQRAALAFRRAVEGIQSGETLTVW; this is translated from the coding sequence ATGAAGATCCTCCTCGTCGGTGCCAGCGGCACCCTCGGCCAGGCGGTCGCCCGCCAGCTCGGCCAGCAGCACCAGATCCTCGCCGCCGGCCGCCACAGCGGCGAACTGCGGGTCGACCTGACCGACGACGCCAGCGTCGCCGAACTGTTCGCCCGCACCGGCCCGGTCGATGCGGTGATCTCCACCGCCGGCAAGCTGTACTTCGGCCCGCTGCAGGAGATGACACCCGAGCAGTTCAACATCGGCCTGCAGGACAAGCTGCTGGGCCAGGTGCGGCTCGCCCTGGCCGCGCAGCACCACCTGAACGCCGGTGGTTCGATCACCCTGACCAGCGGCATCGTCAGCGCACAGCCGATCCGCGACGGTGCCAACGCCACCTCGGTGAACGCCGCGCTGGAAGGCTTCGTGCGCGCGGCCGCGCTGGAGCTGCTGCCGCGCGGCCTGCGCATCAACGTGGTCAGCCCGAACGTACTGATTGAATCGATGGCGGCCTACGGCCCCTACTTCCCCGGCTTCGAAGCGGTGAGCGCACAACGCGCGGCACTGGCCTTCCGGCGCGCGGTCGAAGGCATCCAGAGCGGCGAGACCCTCACCGTCTGGTAA
- a CDS encoding LysR family transcriptional regulator, whose protein sequence is MDTLRCMQAFVAVAERGSFAGAAEQLQVSAVMVGKYIQQLEAHLGTALLQRNTRRQRLTEAGSAYLAGCRQVLEQVQQAEADVAGLQVQPRGLLRVSAPSTWGSCVLAPRLAALLRAQPQLNIELDLSNRRVDLIEDGFDVAIRVGPLPSQEVVARPLPPYAMSLCAAPSYLRRRGTPRTPADLQGHDCLSHLAWRGGHGWQLANGEQVDWEARLTCNDGVALREAAVAGAGLVLQPTALLAGEIAAGRLKPLLRDYLPEPRPMHLIYLPDRRPRPRLQCFVDFVMATLGQS, encoded by the coding sequence ATGGATACGCTTCGCTGCATGCAGGCCTTCGTCGCCGTGGCCGAGCGCGGCAGCTTTGCCGGCGCCGCTGAACAATTGCAGGTGTCGGCGGTGATGGTCGGCAAGTACATCCAGCAGCTGGAGGCGCACCTGGGCACTGCGCTGCTGCAACGGAACACCCGCCGCCAGCGCCTGACCGAAGCCGGCAGCGCCTACCTGGCCGGGTGCCGGCAGGTGCTGGAACAGGTGCAGCAGGCCGAAGCCGATGTGGCGGGCCTGCAGGTGCAGCCGCGTGGCCTGCTGCGGGTCAGCGCGCCGAGCACCTGGGGCAGCTGCGTGCTGGCGCCACGGCTGGCTGCCCTGCTGCGTGCGCAGCCACAGTTGAACATCGAGCTGGACCTGAGCAACCGCCGCGTGGACCTGATCGAGGATGGATTCGATGTGGCGATCCGGGTCGGGCCGCTACCGTCGCAGGAGGTGGTGGCACGGCCGTTGCCGCCGTATGCAATGAGCCTGTGCGCCGCGCCGTCGTACCTGCGCCGGCGTGGCACGCCACGCACGCCGGCGGATCTGCAAGGGCATGACTGCCTGAGCCACCTGGCCTGGCGTGGCGGCCATGGCTGGCAGCTGGCCAACGGCGAACAGGTGGACTGGGAAGCGCGGTTGACCTGCAACGATGGCGTTGCACTGCGCGAAGCCGCCGTGGCCGGTGCGGGGCTGGTGCTGCAGCCGACGGCACTGCTGGCGGGTGAAATCGCGGCCGGGCGATTGAAGCCGCTGCTGCGCGACTACCTGCCCGAACCGCGGCCGATGCACCTGATCTATCTGCCTGACCGCAGGCCGCGCCCACGGTTGCAGTGCTTCGTCGATTTCGTCATGGCCACATTGGGGCAATCATGA
- the proC gene encoding pyrroline-5-carboxylate reductase, whose product MAADSITFIGGGNMARSLIAGLIRQGVPAAHIHVAEPVAALRQALAADFGVQVHDNAADAAAQGRTWLLAVKPQVLRDVCQSLQALAQAHRPLVVSIAAGITSAQLERWLGGDLAVVRAMPNTPALLGAGVTGLYATPSVDAQQHARAEQVLASAGRTVWIDSETLMDSVTAVSGSGPAYVFLLAEAMEAAGIAQGLPADAARALVVQTLLGASRMLDEAGESPAELRRRVTSPNGTTQAAIESFQAGGFEALVDKALRAAQVRGQELSAAND is encoded by the coding sequence ATGGCAGCTGATTCCATCACCTTCATCGGCGGCGGCAACATGGCCCGCAGCCTGATCGCCGGCCTGATCCGCCAGGGCGTGCCCGCCGCGCACATCCACGTGGCCGAACCGGTGGCCGCACTGCGCCAGGCGCTGGCCGCCGACTTCGGCGTGCAGGTGCATGACAACGCCGCCGATGCCGCCGCGCAGGGCCGCACCTGGCTGCTGGCGGTGAAGCCGCAGGTGCTGCGCGATGTGTGCCAGTCGCTGCAGGCACTGGCACAGGCACACCGCCCGCTGGTGGTGTCGATCGCTGCAGGCATCACCAGCGCGCAGCTGGAGCGCTGGCTGGGCGGCGATCTGGCAGTCGTGCGTGCGATGCCCAACACGCCGGCCCTGCTCGGTGCCGGCGTGACCGGCCTGTACGCGACGCCGTCGGTGGATGCGCAGCAGCACGCGCGCGCGGAACAGGTACTGGCCAGTGCCGGGCGCACGGTGTGGATCGACAGCGAAACGCTGATGGATTCGGTCACCGCCGTTTCAGGCAGCGGGCCGGCCTATGTGTTCCTGCTGGCCGAAGCGATGGAAGCGGCCGGCATCGCGCAAGGCCTGCCGGCCGATGCCGCGCGTGCGCTGGTGGTACAGACCCTGCTGGGGGCATCGCGCATGCTGGATGAAGCCGGCGAAAGCCCGGCCGAACTGCGCCGCCGCGTGACTTCGCCGAACGGCACCACCCAGGCGGCGATCGAGAGCTTCCAGGCTGGGGGGTTCGAGGCGCTGGTGGACAAGGCGCTGCGCGCCGCGCAGGTGCGCGGGCAGGAACTGTCTGCGGCGAATGATTGA
- a CDS encoding YggS family pyridoxal phosphate-dependent enzyme: MATPLPQILSNLHAAAEAAGRPDPRLLAVSKTQPAEAVAALAAQGQHAFGENYVQEALAKMQALQHLALEWHLIGHLQSNKADAVASHFDWVQSVDRRKLVTALARHRPAERGPLNVLIQVNIDDESSKHGCAPEEVDALATAIAAEPGLRLRGLMAIPAPWPEAERRRDAFVRMRTLFQSLAAQHAQVDTLSMGMSGDYADAIAEGATLVRIGTALFGARPRPA; this comes from the coding sequence GTGGCCACTCCCCTGCCCCAGATCCTGAGCAACCTGCATGCGGCCGCCGAGGCCGCTGGCAGGCCCGACCCACGCCTGCTGGCGGTGTCCAAGACCCAGCCGGCCGAGGCCGTGGCTGCGCTGGCCGCGCAGGGCCAGCATGCCTTCGGCGAGAACTACGTGCAGGAAGCGCTGGCCAAGATGCAGGCACTGCAGCACCTGGCACTGGAATGGCACCTGATCGGCCACCTGCAGTCGAACAAAGCCGATGCCGTGGCCAGCCACTTCGACTGGGTGCAGAGCGTGGACCGGCGCAAGCTGGTGACCGCGCTGGCACGCCATCGGCCTGCAGAGCGCGGGCCGCTGAACGTGCTGATCCAGGTCAACATCGACGACGAATCCAGCAAGCACGGCTGTGCGCCGGAAGAGGTCGATGCGCTGGCCACCGCGATTGCCGCCGAACCCGGGCTGCGCCTGCGCGGCCTGATGGCGATTCCCGCACCGTGGCCCGAAGCGGAGCGCCGTCGGGATGCATTCGTGCGCATGCGCACACTTTTCCAGTCGCTGGCGGCCCAGCACGCGCAGGTCGACACCCTGTCGATGGGCATGAGCGGCGATTACGCCGACGCCATCGCCGAGGGCGCCACCCTGGTGCGCATCGGCACCGCCCTGTTCGGCGCGCGTCCGCGCCCGGCCTGA
- a CDS encoding type IV pilus twitching motility protein PilT, translating to MDIAELLAFSVKNKASDLHLSAGLPPMIRVDGDVRRINIPALDHKQVHALVYDIMSDKQRRDYEEFLEVDFSFEIPSLARFRVNAFNQNRGAGAVFRTIPSEVLTLEDLACPPLFREVIQQPQGLILVTGPTGSGKSTTLAAMIDYINKNEYGHILTVEDPIEFVHTSQKCLINQREVHRDTHGFNEALRSALREDPDIILVGELRDLETIRLALTAAETGHLVFGTLHTSSAAKTIDRIIDVFPAGEKPMVRSMLSESLRAVISQALLKKVGGGRTAAWEIMVGTPAIRNLIREDKVAQMYSAIQTGQQYGMMTLDQHLQDLVKRSLITRNQARDYAKDKRLFE from the coding sequence ATGGATATCGCCGAGCTGTTGGCGTTTTCCGTAAAGAACAAAGCGTCCGACCTGCACCTGTCCGCAGGCCTGCCGCCGATGATCCGCGTGGACGGCGACGTGCGCCGGATCAACATCCCAGCCCTGGACCACAAGCAGGTCCACGCGCTGGTGTACGACATCATGTCCGACAAGCAGCGCCGCGATTACGAGGAATTCCTCGAAGTGGACTTCTCCTTCGAGATTCCGTCGCTGGCGCGCTTCCGTGTGAATGCGTTCAACCAGAACCGCGGCGCCGGTGCGGTGTTCCGTACCATTCCGTCCGAAGTGCTGACCCTGGAAGACCTGGCCTGCCCGCCGCTGTTCCGCGAGGTGATCCAGCAGCCGCAGGGCCTGATCCTGGTGACCGGCCCGACCGGCTCGGGCAAGTCGACCACGCTGGCGGCGATGATCGACTACATCAACAAGAACGAATACGGCCACATCCTCACCGTCGAGGATCCGATCGAATTCGTGCACACCTCGCAGAAGTGCCTGATCAACCAGCGCGAAGTGCACCGCGATACGCATGGCTTCAACGAAGCGCTGCGCTCGGCGCTGCGTGAGGACCCGGACATCATCCTGGTCGGCGAACTGCGCGACCTGGAAACCATCCGCCTGGCGCTGACCGCGGCGGAAACCGGCCACCTGGTGTTCGGCACCCTGCATACCAGTTCGGCGGCCAAGACCATCGACCGCATCATCGACGTGTTCCCGGCCGGCGAAAAGCCGATGGTGCGCTCGATGCTGTCCGAGTCGCTGCGTGCGGTGATCTCGCAGGCGCTGCTGAAGAAGGTGGGCGGCGGTCGTACCGCAGCCTGGGAAATCATGGTCGGCACCCCGGCCATCCGCAACCTGATCCGCGAGGACAAGGTCGCGCAGATGTACTCGGCCATCCAGACCGGCCAGCAGTACGGCATGATGACCCTGGACCAGCACCTGCAGGACCTGGTCAAGCGCAGCCTGATCACCCGCAACCAGGCCCGCGACTACGCCAAGGACAAGCGCCTGTTCGAGTAA
- a CDS encoding PilT/PilU family type 4a pilus ATPase, with the protein MPHWEPAVNTTATTIDFTSFLKLMAHQRASDLFITAGMPPAMKVNGKISPITQTPLTPQQSRDLVLNVMTPAQREEFEKTHECNFAIGLSGVGRFRVSCFYQRNQVGMVLRRIETRIPTVEELSLPPIIKTLAMTKRGIILFVGATGTGKSTSLAAMIGYRNQNSTGHIITIEDPIEFVHKHEGCIITQREVGIDTDSWEAALKNTLRQAPDVIMIGEVRTREGMDHAIAFAETGHLVLCTLHANNANQAMDRIVNFFPEDRRNQLLMDLSLNLKGVVAQQLIPSPDGRSRKVAMEILLGTPLVQDYIRDGEIHKLKEVMKDSVQLGMKTFDQSLFELYQAGEISYEDALRYADSQNEVRLRIKLSQGGDARTLSQGLDGVEISEIR; encoded by the coding sequence ATGCCCCATTGGGAGCCCGCCGTGAACACCACCGCGACCACCATCGATTTCACTTCGTTCCTCAAGCTGATGGCGCACCAGCGCGCCTCGGACCTGTTCATCACCGCCGGCATGCCGCCGGCGATGAAGGTCAACGGCAAGATCTCGCCGATCACCCAGACCCCGCTCACGCCGCAGCAGAGTCGCGACCTGGTGCTCAACGTGATGACCCCGGCGCAGCGCGAGGAATTCGAGAAGACCCACGAGTGCAACTTCGCCATCGGCCTGTCCGGTGTCGGCCGCTTCCGTGTCAGCTGCTTCTACCAGCGCAACCAGGTCGGCATGGTGCTGCGCCGCATCGAGACGCGCATTCCGACCGTGGAAGAGCTGAGCCTGCCGCCGATCATCAAGACGCTGGCGATGACCAAGCGCGGCATCATCCTGTTCGTCGGTGCTACCGGTACCGGTAAATCGACCTCGCTGGCAGCGATGATCGGTTACCGCAACCAGAACTCGACCGGCCACATCATCACCATCGAAGACCCGATCGAGTTCGTGCACAAGCACGAGGGCTGCATCATCACCCAGCGCGAAGTCGGCATCGATACCGACAGCTGGGAAGCAGCGCTGAAGAACACCCTGCGCCAGGCGCCGGACGTGATCATGATCGGCGAGGTGCGTACCCGCGAAGGCATGGACCACGCCATCGCGTTCGCCGAAACCGGACACCTGGTGCTGTGCACCCTGCATGCCAACAACGCCAACCAGGCGATGGACCGCATCGTCAACTTCTTCCCGGAAGACCGCCGCAACCAGTTGCTGATGGACCTGTCGCTGAACCTCAAGGGCGTGGTCGCGCAGCAGCTGATTCCTTCGCCCGATGGCCGCTCGCGCAAGGTGGCGATGGAGATCCTGCTGGGCACGCCGCTGGTGCAGGACTACATCCGCGACGGCGAGATCCACAAGCTGAAGGAAGTGATGAAGGATTCGGTCCAGCTGGGCATGAAGACCTTCGACCAGAGCCTGTTCGAGCTGTACCAGGCCGGCGAGATCAGCTACGAGGACGCACTGCGCTACGCCGATTCGCAGAACGAAGTGCGCCTGCGCATCAAGCTCAGCCAGGGCGGCGACGCGCGCACCCTGTCGCAGGGGCTGGATGGCGTGGAGATCTCCGAGATCCGGTGA